The Treponema sp. J25 DNA window CCGGTCTCCCGTCTTGTGGAAGAGGGATTGAAAAAATAGGGGCTTCCCGTTGCTGGTCCGAAAAAAGTTCAATCTTTACTAGGGGCACGAGAAGTTGTATGGTGGCCCCAGGGAAATATTCCCTTAGCTTCTGAAAAGGCTCTTGAAAAAAAGTATACAGGTATCCATGATACGTCGCCACCAGGGGCCTTTTTCTACCCTTTCTCCACTGATAAGGGGAACTTCGTAGAGGGTCCCTGTGGCATCAAAGAAGCGAAGCCTTCCAATAGGTGTCCCCTGTGGGAGGGGGGCAATAAGGGGTTCCTGATAGTTCAGTTCCCAGTGAACACCGGAAGCCCGCTCACGGGGAACCGTAAACGCCAGGGAGGCTCCCACCTGGGGAGTGATAGAGCGGACTTTTCCTTTCCATACCCGCACTGGTTCAAGGTGTTCTATGTGGGCAAAGAGGGTGGTAAAATGGCTAAAGCCCCACTCTAAGAGGGTACGACTGTCCTGTTCCCGAATGGCAGAGCCTTCTGCCGTAGTTCTCCCGGGACCCCCGAGAAGTACCGCCAGAAGACGGGTATTTCCCCGCCGGGCCGTGACGGCCATGTTGTATCCTGACTCTTGGATGTATCCTGTCTTAAGTCCATCTACTCCCTCGAATTGTCCGAGAAGGCCGTTTCGGTTCTGCTGGATGATGGGGTTAGTGTTACCGGCAGGCCGAGAAAGATTATGCGAAAGGGGATACGAAATCTGCGTTACCCTATGATATTGAGAAAGGGCTTCAGGAAAGATGTTGATATATGCTGCGCAAAAACGGACAAAATCCCGGGCAGTGGTTCGGTTTTCCGCTGAAATGCCAGCGGGTTCCACAAAAAAGGTCTGTTCTAATCCAAGAGTCTTAACCAGGCGATTCATCCCCTGTACAAAGGCCGGTACCGAACCATCGATATGAATGGCCAGGGCTACCGCCGCATCATTACCGGAGGCAACTGCAAGCCCCAATAGTAACTCTTCCACGCTTACCCTCTGTCCTGGTCCAAGGAACATCAGCGAAGACCCCGCTGGCTGGTTAATGGCCCAGCTTTCCTGGGGTGGGGTAAGCACCGTCTTCAGGGAAGTTTTCCCTTCCTGGATGGCCTCCAGCACCCGATACATGGTGACCAGTTTAGTTAAGGATGCCGGCGGAAATGAAAGGTCCGCATTCTTTTCATAGAGAATCTTCCCCGTAGTAGCGTCTATAAGGATCGCCGACCCTGCCTGGAGCAGGGGCGTTTCTTTTATGGGGAACGGAAGGGGTGAAAGAAAGTTTTCCGCCTTTTCGAGGGGAGCCGACGGGACAGGGGAAACTTTTTCTGCCCTGAGGGTCTCCCAGGGAAAGAGGAGCATTCCAACCAAAATCCCCCATGGGACAAGAGACCCGACCATTCTCATGGGATCGCTCCAGAAAGAAAGACTAAAGAGAAAGAAGAGGAGGGGCCCCAGAGCTCCCGGTACCAGAACAACACCATTCCCTCATCATTCTTTGCATGGAGGCTGGCCACGGTTCCCCTCTTGCTATTTTGTGCTTTGCCTGGTTTAAAGCCTCCGGTAGAGGTTAAAAATCTGCCTGTCCTACTGCCCGGGGATAGGGTATCACATCCCGAATGTTGGTCATGCCGGTGACGTACAGAATGAGCCGCTCAAAGCCCAATCCAAAACCCGCATGGGGAACGGTGCCAAAGCGGCGCAGGTCCAGATACCACCAGTAGTCTTCCAGCTTCATCCCCAGTTCAAGGATGCGCCGTTCCAGCACTTCGAGCCGTTCTTCCCGTTCAGAACCACCAATAATCTCTCCCAGCCGGGGTACAAGAACATCCATGGCGCGGACGGTTTTGCCATCGTCGTTCAATTTCATATAAAAGGCTTTAATCTCTTTCGGGTAATCGGTCACAATGACCGGACCGTGGGCTACTTCTTCGGTAAGGTACTTTTCATGTTCACTCTGAAGATCACACCCCCAGGAAGGCTTAAATTCAAAACGATCCGCCTTTTTCTCGAGTTCCCGAATCGCATCCGTGTAGGTCATGTGGGTAAAGCGAGACTGGACCACCTGTTCAAGGGTGCGGATGATACCATTCTGGATCCGGGAATCAAAGAATTCCAGGTCTTCTCTGCAATCTGTAAGGGCCACCGTAAAGAGTTCTTTAAGGAACTCTTCTGCCAATTCCATATCGTCCTCAAGGTGGGCAAAGGCGACCTCCGGTTCTACCATCCAGAATTCTGCTAAGTGTCGGGTGGTGTTGGAATTTTCTGCCCGGAAGGTAGGCCCGAAGGTATACACCCGGGAAAGGGCAGTGGCGTAGGTTTCCGCTTCGAGCTGCCCTGAAACGGTAAGATAGCTGGGCTTACCAAAAAAGTCTTTGGTATAATCCACTGGTTTCCCTGAGCGGGCAAGGCCTTCAAGGTCGAGGGTGGTTACCTGAAACATCGCCCCTGCCCCTTCGCAGTCGCTTGCGGTAATGATGGGCGTGTGAATATACTGGAAGCCGCGGCTCTGAAAAAATTGGTGGATCGCGAAGGCAAGCCTGCTGCGTACCCGTGCAACGGCTCCAAATGTGTTGGTTCGTGCTCGCAGATGGGCTATTTCCCGTAAAAACTCGAAGGAATGGCGTTTTTTCTGTAGGGGATAGCTTTCTGCCGGTGCGGGCCCCACCAGAACGGCCCGGGTCCCTGCCACTTCCAGGGGTTGCCCTTCTGCAGGGGAAGGGACCAGTTTCCCCTCGATGTGAACCGCGGCGCCGGTACTTATTTCTTTAATGGCCTCGCGGCTTGGTTCATCCAGAGGTGTGTTGAGATCGAAGGTACACTGGATACTCCTGAAACAGGACCCGTCATTTACTTCAATGAATACTAGGTTCTTAAGCTCCCGCTTGGTTCGTACCCACCCTTGAACATGGACTTCCTGTCCTTGCGGTTCGAGAGCTAATAGTTCTTTGATAAGGGGATTTTTCATGGTACCTCAGTATATACCATTACTTTAAGGTACTGCAATATTAGGAAACTCTACGTACACTATCCTCGCCCTTGGTGTAACGAGCAAGGGGGCTTATTCCCTTGTCTTGAGGAATCCTCTGAAGATTTTTTCAGATACGTATTGCATAAGTATGCAGAATATGCTTAAATAAGATGCATAAATATGCATTGCAAGGGGGGCCTATGAAGGTGGATACCTATCTGTCGATGGTGCTAGAAAATAACAAAATCGATCCAGAACTCTATGCTAAGTACAACGTCAAACGGGGACTGCGAAATGCGGATGGTACGGGGGTCCTGGTAGGGCTTACCCGGGTTGGGGATGTGCATGGGTATATCATCGATGAGAATGAACGAATCGCGGTGGATGGGAAACTGTACTATCGGGGTATCGATGTAGAAGATATCGTTCGCTATGTGCAGGAAGAACACCGCTATGGCTTTGAAGAAACGGTATACCTGTTGATGTTTGGTCAGCTCCCCACTAAAGAACAACTGGAAGAATTTAACGATTTTCTCGCGGAACACCGGCGCCTTCCCGATAATTTTGCAGAAGACGCTATTATGAAGGCCCCATCGCCGGATATCATGAACAAGCTGGCCCGTTCGGTTCTTACCTGTTACGCCTATGATCCGAACCCCGAAGACCTTTCGTATGAAAACGTCCTCCGTCAGTGTCTGGAACTCATTGCTCGTTTCCCCACCATGGTCGCCTATGCCTATGTGGCCAAGAAACATTACTACGATCATGAAAGCCTCTTTATCCACACCCCCGAGAAACTGTCCTCTACGGCAGAAACGATTCTTTCCCTTATCCGGCCGGATAAAAAATTTACCTCCCTGGAAGCGGAAATCCTGGATCTTGCCCTTATCCTTCATGCGGAGCACGGAGGAGGGAATAACTCTACCTTTGCGGTGCATCTTATTTCTTCTGCCGATACGGATACCTACTCGGCTATCGCCGCAGGGGTTGGTTCCCTTAAGGGCTTTAAACATGGGGGCGCCAACATCAAGGTGATGGGCATGATGGAGGATATCAAAAGAGGCGTAAAAAACTGGGAAGATGAGGATGAAGTAGCGGCCTACCTTATAAAGATATTGAAGGGTGAAGCCTTTGATAGAACGGGGCTCATCTATGGTCAGGGACACGCGGTATACACCAAATCGGATCCGCGGGCAACGCTCCTGCGAGATAAGGCGGCGGAGCTTGCCAAGGAAAAGGGTTTCGAAAAGGAATTTAACCTTTATAGAACGATAGAGAAATTGGTCCCCATTGTTTTCAAACAGGTAAAAGGGGCGGATAAATCGATCTGTACCAATGTGGACTTCTATTCTGGCTTTGTGTACCACATGCTCGGGATTCCCGGTGAACTGTATACCCCACTTTTTGCGGTGAGTCGGGTAGCAGGCTGGTGTGCCCACCGAATGGAGGAAATTATTTCCGGTGGTAAGATTATTCGTCCCGCCTATAAATGTGTGCAGCCCCGACTTCCCTATGTTCCTATGGCTGAGCGAAAATAAAGGTGAGGCTGGGAAGGTTACACTGTTTGTTTCCTGAGTGGCCGATATATAAAAAGAGGAGGGGACAGGCTCCCCTCCTCTTTTTATTTTTACCCAAACCATATCACCAGTTTTTTTGAATCCCGGGTGAAACTTCTTGGGGAGGATCAATAAAAAACCCGTGGTAGATTCTTCTACCACGGGCCCCTCCTTTTGATTGTGGGAAGCAGCGGCACGTTACTACTATACTTCCCTTTTGCCGGGCCGGCTCTGTCCGGCTCTTCCGGCTTTCACCTCCTTTTTATATATGGGGGTGGCCCTGGCTGCGCCGCTGAGTCAGGACCTTTCTTGTGTGCC harbors:
- a CDS encoding D-alanyl-D-alanine carboxypeptidase family protein, whose translation is MRMVGSLVPWGILVGMLLFPWETLRAEKVSPVPSAPLEKAENFLSPLPFPIKETPLLQAGSAILIDATTGKILYEKNADLSFPPASLTKLVTMYRVLEAIQEGKTSLKTVLTPPQESWAINQPAGSSLMFLGPGQRVSVEELLLGLAVASGNDAAVALAIHIDGSVPAFVQGMNRLVKTLGLEQTFFVEPAGISAENRTTARDFVRFCAAYINIFPEALSQYHRVTQISYPLSHNLSRPAGNTNPIIQQNRNGLLGQFEGVDGLKTGYIQESGYNMAVTARRGNTRLLAVLLGGPGRTTAEGSAIREQDSRTLLEWGFSHFTTLFAHIEHLEPVRVWKGKVRSITPQVGASLAFTVPRERASGVHWELNYQEPLIAPLPQGTPIGRLRFFDATGTLYEVPLISGERVEKGPWWRRIMDTCILFFKSLFRS
- the asnS gene encoding asparagine--tRNA ligase, with translation MKNPLIKELLALEPQGQEVHVQGWVRTKRELKNLVFIEVNDGSCFRSIQCTFDLNTPLDEPSREAIKEISTGAAVHIEGKLVPSPAEGQPLEVAGTRAVLVGPAPAESYPLQKKRHSFEFLREIAHLRARTNTFGAVARVRSRLAFAIHQFFQSRGFQYIHTPIITASDCEGAGAMFQVTTLDLEGLARSGKPVDYTKDFFGKPSYLTVSGQLEAETYATALSRVYTFGPTFRAENSNTTRHLAEFWMVEPEVAFAHLEDDMELAEEFLKELFTVALTDCREDLEFFDSRIQNGIIRTLEQVVQSRFTHMTYTDAIRELEKKADRFEFKPSWGCDLQSEHEKYLTEEVAHGPVIVTDYPKEIKAFYMKLNDDGKTVRAMDVLVPRLGEIIGGSEREERLEVLERRILELGMKLEDYWWYLDLRRFGTVPHAGFGLGFERLILYVTGMTNIRDVIPYPRAVGQADF
- a CDS encoding citrate/2-methylcitrate synthase encodes the protein MKVDTYLSMVLENNKIDPELYAKYNVKRGLRNADGTGVLVGLTRVGDVHGYIIDENERIAVDGKLYYRGIDVEDIVRYVQEEHRYGFEETVYLLMFGQLPTKEQLEEFNDFLAEHRRLPDNFAEDAIMKAPSPDIMNKLARSVLTCYAYDPNPEDLSYENVLRQCLELIARFPTMVAYAYVAKKHYYDHESLFIHTPEKLSSTAETILSLIRPDKKFTSLEAEILDLALILHAEHGGGNNSTFAVHLISSADTDTYSAIAAGVGSLKGFKHGGANIKVMGMMEDIKRGVKNWEDEDEVAAYLIKILKGEAFDRTGLIYGQGHAVYTKSDPRATLLRDKAAELAKEKGFEKEFNLYRTIEKLVPIVFKQVKGADKSICTNVDFYSGFVYHMLGIPGELYTPLFAVSRVAGWCAHRMEEIISGGKIIRPAYKCVQPRLPYVPMAERK